A genomic stretch from Microbacterium proteolyticum includes:
- a CDS encoding MerR family transcriptional regulator — MAETSQLMTIGRFSSLTRLSVRMLRHYDTHGVLVPADIDPWTGYRRYAPHQLADAAAVRDLRDVGFGVSAIGALLAARGTPAWTRALHLQRAELQEEVRVAEARVSLIARLLDHGDPTMSITLTRTTVPALTAVALRGTVGSYADEGQLWGRLMPLLAERSITPIGPCGVIEHDDQFVEHDVDLSIFLPVVAGTTVNAPLEIIDLPARDCLIARVLGPYDQISRAHDLINARLVEDGLNPRSDGTLAAHAFNVYLTTPDRVSAADLVTDVCLPLA, encoded by the coding sequence ATGGCCGAGACCTCGCAGCTGATGACCATCGGACGGTTCAGTTCGCTGACCCGACTGTCGGTGCGGATGCTCCGTCACTACGACACGCACGGCGTCCTCGTTCCCGCTGACATCGACCCCTGGACCGGATACCGGCGATATGCCCCGCACCAGCTGGCCGATGCAGCCGCCGTCCGCGATCTGCGCGACGTCGGCTTCGGCGTCTCCGCCATCGGCGCCCTCCTCGCGGCACGCGGCACACCGGCCTGGACGCGCGCGCTGCACCTGCAGCGGGCGGAGCTCCAGGAGGAGGTCCGCGTCGCCGAGGCGAGAGTGTCGCTCATCGCCCGCTTACTCGACCACGGAGACCCGACCATGTCCATCACACTCACCCGCACCACCGTTCCCGCGCTGACCGCCGTCGCTTTGCGCGGCACCGTCGGCTCCTACGCCGACGAAGGGCAGCTGTGGGGCCGGCTCATGCCGCTGCTCGCGGAGCGCTCGATCACCCCGATCGGGCCCTGCGGCGTCATCGAGCACGACGACCAATTCGTCGAGCACGACGTCGATCTGTCGATCTTCCTCCCGGTCGTCGCCGGAACGACGGTGAACGCCCCGCTGGAGATCATCGACCTCCCCGCGCGGGACTGCCTCATCGCACGTGTTCTCGGCCCGTACGACCAGATCAGCCGCGCGCACGACCTGATCAACGCGCGGCTGGTCGAGGACGGCCTGAACCCGCGCTCGGACGGAACCCTCGCCGCGCACGCCTTCAATGTCTACCTGACGACTCCCGACCGCGTCTCGGCGGCGGACCTCGTCACCGACGTCTGCCTGCCTCTCGCCTGA
- a CDS encoding GntR family transcriptional regulator encodes MDAVSSRPREAGSPTDLHGFLRGLIASGRLGAGEKLPTVRQAAADFGVAPGTVQKAYRALESEGLIVSRVGSGTRVAAGVSALSADLTRRLRELVDVAVSEGVTTETLTDVLRLMADDARST; translated from the coding sequence ATGGATGCCGTCTCGTCGAGACCCCGAGAGGCCGGATCTCCCACCGACCTGCACGGGTTCCTCCGCGGTCTGATCGCATCGGGCCGACTCGGAGCGGGGGAGAAGCTGCCGACGGTGCGGCAGGCGGCCGCCGACTTCGGTGTGGCTCCCGGTACCGTGCAGAAGGCTTACCGTGCTCTGGAGAGCGAGGGGCTCATCGTCAGCCGGGTGGGGTCGGGAACGCGGGTCGCGGCGGGCGTCTCCGCACTGTCGGCCGACCTCACGCGGCGCCTTCGCGAGCTCGTCGACGTGGCCGTCAGCGAGGGGGTGACGACCGAGACCCTCACCGATGTCCTCCGTCTGATGGCGGACGACGCCCGATCGACCTGA
- a CDS encoding cold-shock protein, whose translation MTQGTVKWFNAEKGFGFITVADGQDVFVHYSSIEMPGFRVLEEGQTVEFTVGSGQKGPQAESVRLA comes from the coding sequence ATGACGCAGGGCACTGTCAAATGGTTCAACGCCGAGAAGGGCTTCGGCTTCATCACCGTGGCTGACGGTCAGGACGTCTTCGTCCACTACTCCAGCATCGAGATGCCGGGCTTCCGCGTCCTCGAGGAGGGGCAGACGGTCGAGTTCACCGTCGGCAGCGGTCAGAAGGGCCCCCAGGCGGAGTCCGTTCGCCTCGCGTGA
- a CDS encoding LytR C-terminal domain-containing protein has translation MARSTFPRDRFDDLPDPSGRVGAHRAENPRLRGWIVFLWAAIATLVLIIVGIFGTLVVSGRISSGADPVPAPTPTAEATTPAVVDTSYSVVVLNGTGDEGLAGTLRDRLIQAGWSGDAVETGDSDSTDFAQTTVFYLRDADEAAAEGLAETIGGAAVGQSDFLQPSDDPNTPDDESAVKRLVVVIGVDRAAGQASESPAS, from the coding sequence ATGGCCAGATCGACCTTCCCTCGGGATCGCTTCGACGACCTGCCCGATCCGTCCGGCCGTGTGGGTGCCCACCGAGCCGAGAACCCACGACTGCGCGGCTGGATCGTCTTCCTCTGGGCGGCCATCGCCACGCTCGTCCTGATCATCGTCGGCATCTTCGGCACCCTGGTCGTGTCGGGGCGCATCTCCTCCGGCGCGGATCCCGTGCCGGCCCCCACCCCGACGGCGGAGGCGACGACCCCGGCCGTCGTCGACACCTCGTACTCGGTGGTCGTCCTCAACGGCACCGGCGACGAGGGGCTCGCGGGCACCCTGCGCGACCGCCTGATCCAAGCCGGCTGGTCCGGTGACGCGGTCGAGACGGGCGACTCCGACAGCACCGACTTCGCCCAGACCACGGTGTTCTACCTCCGCGACGCCGATGAGGCGGCCGCCGAGGGGCTCGCCGAGACGATCGGTGGCGCCGCGGTGGGGCAGAGCGACTTCCTGCAGCCTTCCGACGACCCGAACACCCCCGATGACGAGAGCGCCGTGAAGCGCCTGGTCGTGGTGATCGGCGTCGACCGAGCGGCCGGTCAGGCCTCCGAATCGCCCGCCTCCTGA
- a CDS encoding sensor histidine kinase encodes MVFLRTTLVNNLDEQLAQQAAGNIADSVFTMTPVDGNIQFTPIDNAPQIGSMVVVYGQDGQREAFYNGTPSKALPELPSTFTLEQMYGQIDRRIELTDGESGQHFLARVGVLQVNGSPGVYTQMVIQPLAPTDRIVAAYIGIYAFVALLILIATALLTRWLVTLAFRNLRQVETTAMDIAAGDFSQRLTDIVPDTEVGRLKTAINAMLARIDGALVQRDATLRQMRRFIGDASHELRTPLVTMRGYAELYRMGAIRSDEDVAQSMERIEKEAIRMGALVEDLLALARLDERRDVTITALDLRPIARDAALDLRVTSPQREVTVDDTTSRHEIVLPTMSLDPLLDAGDDAATAAHRRRAAPTTSAMAIAGATLSRLRRRPKDATETSSSPADAASSSPAQPPAAVVRTPPVAPIVLGDENKVRQVVANLLGNARRFTADDSPIGLRVGVDTRNDMGWIEIIDHGEGVPEQIRDQIFQRFWRADTSRTRETGGSGLGLSIVASIVDLLHGTVEVRDTPGGGATFRVSLPLADRRDAQEHALIETQPLERLPADLGPST; translated from the coding sequence ATGGTCTTCCTGCGCACGACGCTGGTGAACAACCTCGACGAGCAGCTCGCGCAGCAGGCCGCCGGTAACATCGCCGACAGCGTCTTCACGATGACACCGGTCGACGGGAACATCCAGTTCACCCCGATCGACAATGCGCCGCAGATCGGGTCGATGGTCGTCGTCTACGGGCAGGACGGGCAACGGGAGGCGTTCTACAACGGCACGCCGTCGAAGGCGCTGCCCGAACTGCCCTCGACGTTCACCCTCGAGCAGATGTACGGGCAGATCGACCGGCGCATCGAGCTGACCGACGGCGAATCCGGCCAGCACTTCCTCGCCCGCGTCGGGGTGCTCCAGGTCAACGGGAGCCCGGGCGTCTACACGCAGATGGTGATCCAACCGCTGGCGCCGACGGACCGGATCGTCGCCGCGTACATCGGCATCTACGCCTTCGTCGCCCTGCTCATCCTGATCGCGACCGCCCTGTTGACCCGGTGGCTGGTGACCCTGGCCTTCCGCAACCTCCGTCAGGTGGAGACGACGGCGATGGACATCGCCGCCGGCGATTTCAGCCAGCGTCTCACGGACATCGTCCCCGACACCGAGGTGGGCCGGCTCAAGACCGCGATCAACGCGATGCTCGCGCGCATCGACGGCGCCCTGGTGCAGCGGGATGCCACGCTCCGGCAGATGCGCCGATTCATCGGCGACGCCAGCCACGAGCTGCGCACCCCCCTCGTCACGATGCGCGGCTACGCCGAGCTCTACCGGATGGGGGCGATCCGCTCCGACGAGGACGTCGCGCAGTCGATGGAGCGCATCGAGAAGGAGGCGATCCGCATGGGAGCGCTCGTGGAAGACCTCCTCGCCCTCGCCCGACTCGACGAGCGGCGCGACGTCACCATCACCGCTCTCGATCTGCGGCCGATCGCCCGGGACGCAGCCCTCGACCTGCGCGTCACGTCGCCGCAGCGCGAGGTCACGGTGGACGACACGACGTCGCGCCATGAGATCGTCCTGCCCACCATGAGCCTCGATCCGCTCCTGGACGCCGGCGACGACGCGGCCACCGCCGCCCACCGACGCCGCGCGGCGCCGACCACCTCCGCCATGGCCATCGCGGGGGCGACCCTGTCGCGTCTGCGACGCAGGCCGAAGGATGCCACCGAGACGTCGTCTTCGCCCGCCGACGCCGCGTCCTCCAGCCCCGCGCAGCCTCCGGCCGCGGTCGTGCGGACCCCGCCGGTGGCTCCCATCGTTCTCGGCGACGAGAACAAGGTGCGTCAGGTGGTGGCCAACCTCCTCGGCAACGCCCGTCGGTTCACCGCCGACGACTCCCCGATCGGGCTGCGGGTGGGCGTCGACACCAGGAACGACATGGGCTGGATCGAGATCATCGACCATGGCGAGGGCGTGCCCGAACAGATCCGCGACCAGATCTTCCAGCGCTTCTGGCGGGCCGACACGTCGCGCACCCGCGAGACCGGGGGGTCGGGCCTCGGCCTGTCGATCGTGGCATCCATCGTCGATCTGCTGCACGGAACCGTCGAGGTGCGCGATACACCCGGCGGCGGCGCCACCTTCCGCGTGTCGCTCCCCCTCGCCGACCGCCGGGACGCGCAGGAACACGCGCTCATCGAGACCCAGCCGCTCGAGCGCCTGCCCGCCGACCTCGGGCCGTCGACCTGA
- the msrB gene encoding peptide-methionine (R)-S-oxide reductase MsrB — MTYAVDKSDDQWRAELSPEQYAVLRQAGTERAWTGELLDESRAGLYTCAACGAELFQSGTKFDSHCGWPSFYESVRPEAVELIDDNSHGMQRTEVRCANCGSHLGHVFPDGFGTPTGDRYCMNSLSLSFTPEEKA; from the coding sequence ATGACTTATGCCGTCGACAAGTCCGACGACCAGTGGCGCGCAGAACTGTCGCCCGAACAGTACGCGGTGCTCCGTCAGGCCGGGACCGAGCGCGCCTGGACCGGTGAGCTGCTCGACGAGAGCCGCGCCGGTCTGTACACCTGTGCCGCGTGCGGAGCGGAGCTGTTCCAGAGCGGAACCAAGTTCGACTCGCACTGCGGGTGGCCGAGCTTCTACGAGTCGGTGCGTCCCGAAGCCGTCGAGCTGATCGATGACAACAGCCACGGCATGCAGCGCACCGAGGTGCGGTGCGCGAACTGCGGATCGCACCTCGGCCATGTCTTCCCCGACGGCTTCGGCACGCCCACCGGCGACCGTTACTGCATGAACTCGCTGTCGCTGAGCTTCACCCCGGAAGAGAAGGCGTGA
- a CDS encoding DUF2332 family protein — translation MDQDAVTAVIARFGRFAREEAPGRSATYEAWAHRVVDDPAVATALAEVGPTRRQPPLVFAVLRLLGAPMDDVDAWASWVVAHAREIAAECARRSVQTNEPLRCAALLPALALIDGPIALLEVGASAGLCLYPDRYSYRYRRGGGTVALDPVAGVSPVVLRCELEGAPELRMPEVVWRAGIDLNPLDVDRAEDRSWLMNLVWPGEEERRERIARAIDVAAGDPPLLVSGDGADALPALAAQAPAGATLVVTTPGVLAHVPAPHRAAVIDAARAAGRWVTLDAPSLHDGWTRPVASVRGGFSLAVDGEVVAEVDPLGAWVAWHPGSPAERG, via the coding sequence ATGGATCAGGATGCCGTGACCGCCGTCATCGCCAGATTCGGGCGCTTCGCCCGTGAGGAGGCGCCCGGTCGGTCGGCGACCTACGAGGCGTGGGCGCACCGGGTGGTCGATGATCCGGCGGTGGCGACGGCGCTCGCCGAGGTGGGGCCGACGCGTCGTCAACCCCCGCTCGTGTTCGCCGTCCTGCGGCTCCTCGGCGCCCCGATGGACGATGTCGACGCCTGGGCGTCGTGGGTCGTCGCGCACGCCCGCGAGATCGCCGCCGAATGCGCCCGGCGGAGCGTGCAGACGAACGAGCCGCTGCGGTGCGCGGCCCTGCTGCCGGCGCTCGCGCTGATCGACGGGCCCATCGCCCTGCTCGAGGTGGGCGCCAGCGCGGGGCTGTGCCTGTATCCCGATCGATACTCCTACCGGTACCGGCGCGGCGGCGGGACCGTCGCCCTCGATCCCGTCGCGGGCGTCAGTCCCGTCGTGCTTCGGTGCGAACTCGAGGGCGCACCGGAATTGCGGATGCCGGAGGTCGTGTGGCGCGCCGGCATCGACCTGAACCCGCTCGACGTCGACCGCGCCGAGGACCGGTCGTGGCTGATGAACCTGGTCTGGCCGGGCGAGGAGGAGCGGCGTGAGCGCATCGCGAGGGCGATCGACGTCGCCGCCGGCGACCCGCCGCTGCTCGTGTCCGGCGACGGCGCCGACGCGTTGCCGGCCCTCGCCGCGCAGGCGCCGGCCGGCGCGACCCTGGTCGTCACGACCCCCGGCGTCCTCGCGCACGTCCCCGCCCCGCACCGCGCCGCCGTGATCGACGCGGCACGAGCGGCGGGGCGATGGGTCACCCTCGACGCGCCGTCGCTCCACGACGGCTGGACGCGCCCCGTCGCATCCGTGCGCGGCGGATTCTCGCTCGCCGTCGACGGCGAGGTCGTCGCGGAGGTCGATCCGCTCGGGGCCTGGGTGGCGTGGCATCCGGGATCTCCGGCGGAGCGCGGTTAG
- a CDS encoding nitroreductase family protein, producing the protein MRDRRSWSKVTDLAPTGPELEAFVAAAGRVADHKTLRPWRIIEIRGSDRDLLARALNKADGKKGYSSKPRRAPLIIALVADVSSKKIPAWEQEATASGVAHMLSLVLDEAGFGVFWRTDDNTRSKALAKAHGLKKGEVLLGWLYVGGKPPRTRPVRRKTVDAAKHISRMPGGKKRRAVDHARG; encoded by the coding sequence ATGCGCGACCGCCGGTCGTGGTCGAAGGTCACCGACCTCGCCCCCACCGGTCCCGAGCTGGAGGCGTTCGTCGCCGCGGCCGGTCGCGTCGCCGACCACAAGACGCTGCGCCCGTGGCGCATCATCGAGATCCGCGGGAGCGACCGCGATCTTCTCGCGCGTGCGCTGAACAAGGCCGACGGCAAGAAGGGGTATTCGTCGAAGCCCCGCCGCGCGCCGCTGATCATCGCCCTCGTGGCCGACGTCTCGTCCAAGAAGATCCCCGCCTGGGAGCAGGAGGCCACGGCATCCGGAGTCGCCCACATGCTGAGCCTCGTGCTCGACGAGGCGGGCTTCGGCGTGTTCTGGCGCACCGACGACAACACGCGCAGCAAGGCGCTCGCCAAGGCCCACGGCCTGAAGAAGGGCGAGGTGCTGCTCGGATGGCTCTACGTCGGCGGCAAGCCGCCGCGTACGCGCCCCGTGCGACGCAAGACAGTGGATGCCGCGAAGCACATCTCGCGCATGCCCGGAGGGAAGAAGCGGCGCGCGGTCGACCACGCACGCGGGTAA
- the groL gene encoding chaperonin GroEL (60 kDa chaperone family; promotes refolding of misfolded polypeptides especially under stressful conditions; forms two stacked rings of heptamers to form a barrel-shaped 14mer; ends can be capped by GroES; misfolded proteins enter the barrel where they are refolded when GroES binds), translating to MAKIIAFDEEARRGLERGLNTLADAVKVTLGPRGRNVVLEKKWGAPTITNDGVSIAKEIELDDPYEKIGAELVKEVAKKTDDVAGDGTTTATVLAQALVREGLRNVAAGADPISLKKGIEKAVKAVTDELLASAKEVESKEQIAATASISAADPAIGELIAEAIDKVGKEGVVTVEESNTFGTELELTEGMRFDKGYINPYFVTDPERQEAVFEDPYILIANQKISNIKDLLPIVDKVIQEGKELLIIAEDVEGEALATLVLNKIRGIFKSVAVKAPGFGDRRKAQLQDIAILTGGQVITEEVGLKLENATVDLLGRARKVIITKDETTIVEGAGESELIEGRVTQIRREIENTDSDYDREKLQERLAKLAGGVAVIKAGAATEVELKERKHRIEDAVRNAKAAVEEGVVAGGGVALIQAGKSALGNLELVGDEATGANIVRVAIEAPLKQIALNAGLEPGVVANKVSELPVGHGLNAATGEYGDLFAQGIIDPAKVTRSALQNAASIAGLFLTTEAVVADKPEKAAAPAGDPTGGMDF from the coding sequence ATGGCAAAGATCATCGCTTTCGACGAAGAGGCCCGCCGCGGCCTCGAGCGTGGCCTCAACACGCTGGCCGACGCCGTCAAGGTGACCCTGGGCCCCCGCGGTCGCAACGTCGTGCTGGAGAAGAAGTGGGGCGCCCCCACGATCACGAACGACGGCGTGTCGATCGCCAAGGAGATCGAGCTCGACGACCCGTACGAGAAGATCGGCGCCGAGCTGGTCAAGGAGGTCGCCAAGAAGACCGACGACGTCGCGGGCGACGGCACCACCACCGCCACCGTTCTCGCCCAGGCGCTCGTGCGCGAGGGCCTTCGCAACGTCGCCGCCGGCGCCGACCCCATCAGCCTGAAGAAGGGCATCGAGAAGGCCGTCAAGGCCGTCACCGACGAGCTTCTCGCCTCGGCCAAGGAGGTCGAGTCCAAGGAGCAGATCGCCGCCACCGCGTCGATCTCCGCCGCTGACCCCGCGATCGGCGAGCTCATCGCCGAGGCCATCGACAAGGTGGGCAAGGAAGGCGTCGTCACCGTCGAGGAGAGCAACACCTTCGGCACCGAGCTCGAGCTCACCGAGGGCATGCGCTTCGACAAGGGCTACATCAACCCCTACTTCGTCACCGACCCGGAGCGTCAGGAAGCGGTCTTTGAAGACCCCTACATCCTGATCGCGAACCAGAAGATCTCCAACATCAAGGACCTTCTGCCCATCGTCGACAAGGTGATCCAGGAGGGCAAGGAGCTCCTCATCATCGCCGAGGATGTCGAGGGCGAAGCGCTCGCGACCCTGGTTCTGAACAAGATCCGCGGCATCTTCAAGTCGGTCGCCGTCAAGGCTCCCGGCTTCGGCGACCGGCGCAAGGCGCAGCTGCAGGACATCGCGATCCTCACCGGCGGCCAGGTCATCACCGAAGAGGTGGGCCTCAAGCTCGAGAACGCGACCGTCGACCTGCTCGGCCGTGCGCGCAAGGTCATCATCACCAAGGACGAGACCACGATCGTCGAGGGTGCCGGTGAGTCGGAGCTGATCGAGGGTCGCGTGACCCAGATCCGCCGCGAGATCGAGAACACCGACAGCGACTACGACCGCGAGAAGCTCCAGGAGCGCCTTGCGAAGCTCGCCGGTGGCGTCGCCGTCATCAAGGCGGGCGCGGCCACCGAGGTCGAGCTCAAGGAGCGCAAGCACCGCATCGAAGACGCCGTGCGCAACGCCAAGGCGGCAGTGGAAGAGGGTGTCGTCGCCGGTGGTGGCGTCGCGCTGATCCAGGCCGGCAAGTCCGCTCTGGGCAACCTCGAGCTCGTTGGTGACGAGGCGACGGGTGCGAACATCGTCCGCGTCGCCATCGAGGCTCCGCTCAAGCAGATCGCGCTCAACGCGGGTCTCGAGCCCGGTGTCGTGGCCAACAAGGTCTCCGAGCTCCCCGTCGGCCACGGCCTCAACGCCGCGACCGGCGAGTACGGTGACCTCTTCGCCCAGGGCATCATCGACCCCGCCAAGGTGACGCGCTCCGCGCTGCAGAACGCCGCGTCGATCGCCGGTCTCTTCCTCACCACCGAGGCCGTCGTCGCCGACAAGCCCGAGAAGGCCGCCGCTCCCGCGGGCGACCCGACGGGCGGCATGGACTTCTGA
- a CDS encoding alpha-amylase family protein, whose translation MTQLNPGPHDVSRILGDLNSAGADREFLAHAELHLPRLHELFVRLYGERSDGLERLASVVELAGRSWTERPRALKSLDRERQSSPDWFESEHMLGGVCYVDRYAGGLSGIRDAIPYFRELGLTYLHLMPLFESPEGNSDGGYAVSSYRRVNPALGTMEELAALAADLRRAGISLVVDFIFNHTSNEHEWAQKAVAGEPGFEDFYLIYPDREMPDAYERTTREIFPDDHPGSFVQLDDGRWVWATFYHFQWDLNYANPAVFEAMAGEMLFLANQGVEILRMDAVAFIWKQLGTTCESLPEAHLLLQAFNAVLRMAAPGLLFKSEAIVHPDEVISYISPDECQISYNPLQMALTWEALATRDGRLLQQALERRHALPEGAAWVNYVRSHDDIGWTFADEDAAELGIEGYPHRRFLNDFYVGRTQGTFARGVPFQENPRTGDARVTGTTASLAGVEAGDAGGEDRVILAHALALSTGGIPLLYLGDEVAQLNDYGYASRPEEAGDSRWVHRPFRPHQNYADRTDANTPAGRVFARLSRLLAVRRSTPEFAGNALVAFDARVASVVAFLRPGENGFAVLVLANVADSAVEIDALTLSGLAPEALDIVDSVPVWLGTGLTLGAHRMRWLRVRLR comes from the coding sequence GTGACCCAGCTCAACCCCGGCCCCCACGATGTCTCGCGCATCCTCGGTGATCTGAACAGCGCCGGCGCCGACCGTGAATTCCTCGCGCACGCCGAACTGCACCTGCCCCGCCTGCACGAGCTGTTCGTGCGCCTCTACGGCGAGCGCTCGGACGGCCTGGAGCGACTGGCATCGGTCGTCGAGCTCGCCGGGCGCTCCTGGACCGAACGCCCGCGCGCGCTGAAGTCACTCGATCGTGAGCGCCAGAGCTCCCCCGACTGGTTCGAGAGCGAGCACATGCTCGGCGGCGTCTGCTACGTCGATCGCTATGCGGGCGGACTCAGCGGCATCCGGGACGCCATCCCCTACTTCCGCGAACTGGGGCTGACCTATCTGCACCTCATGCCGCTGTTCGAGAGCCCCGAGGGCAACAGCGACGGCGGCTACGCGGTGTCGAGCTACCGCCGGGTGAACCCCGCACTCGGCACGATGGAGGAGCTGGCCGCGCTCGCCGCCGACCTCCGCCGCGCGGGGATCTCGCTCGTGGTCGACTTCATCTTCAACCACACCAGCAACGAGCACGAGTGGGCGCAGAAGGCCGTGGCCGGCGAACCCGGGTTCGAGGACTTCTACCTCATCTACCCCGACCGCGAGATGCCCGACGCCTACGAGCGGACCACGCGCGAGATCTTCCCCGACGACCACCCCGGCTCGTTCGTCCAGCTCGACGACGGCCGCTGGGTCTGGGCGACGTTCTACCACTTCCAGTGGGACCTCAACTACGCCAATCCCGCGGTCTTCGAGGCGATGGCGGGCGAGATGCTGTTCCTGGCGAACCAGGGCGTCGAGATCCTGCGGATGGATGCCGTCGCCTTCATCTGGAAGCAGCTGGGCACGACGTGCGAGTCGCTGCCCGAGGCGCACCTGCTCCTGCAGGCGTTCAACGCCGTGCTGCGCATGGCCGCCCCGGGGCTGCTGTTCAAGTCGGAGGCGATCGTGCACCCCGACGAGGTGATCTCGTACATCTCGCCCGACGAGTGCCAGATCTCCTACAACCCGCTGCAGATGGCCCTGACGTGGGAGGCCCTCGCCACCCGCGATGGCCGCCTGCTGCAGCAGGCGCTCGAGCGTCGCCACGCGCTTCCCGAGGGCGCGGCGTGGGTGAACTACGTACGCAGCCACGACGACATCGGCTGGACCTTCGCCGACGAGGATGCCGCCGAGCTCGGCATCGAGGGTTATCCGCACCGGCGGTTCCTCAACGACTTCTACGTGGGGCGCACGCAGGGCACCTTCGCGCGCGGCGTGCCGTTCCAGGAGAACCCCCGCACCGGAGACGCCCGCGTCACGGGCACCACGGCATCCCTCGCCGGCGTCGAAGCGGGTGACGCCGGCGGAGAGGACCGCGTCATCCTCGCGCACGCGCTGGCGTTGTCGACCGGCGGCATCCCGCTGCTGTACCTCGGCGACGAGGTGGCCCAGCTCAACGACTACGGCTACGCGAGCCGGCCCGAGGAGGCGGGCGACAGCCGGTGGGTTCACCGCCCGTTCCGCCCCCACCAGAACTACGCGGACCGGACGGATGCCAACACCCCGGCCGGCCGCGTGTTCGCGCGCCTGTCGCGACTTCTGGCCGTGCGTCGGTCCACGCCCGAGTTCGCGGGCAACGCCCTCGTCGCCTTCGACGCCCGGGTGGCATCAGTGGTGGCCTTCCTCCGCCCCGGGGAGAACGGCTTCGCCGTCCTCGTGCTGGCCAACGTCGCCGACTCGGCGGTCGAGATCGACGCACTCACCCTGTCGGGGCTCGCGCCGGAAGCCCTGGACATCGTCGACAGCGTCCCGGTGTGGCTCGGCACGGGCCTCACCCTCGGCGCCCATCGGATGCGCTGGCTCCGCGTCCGCCTGCGCTGA
- a CDS encoding DUF3263 domain-containing protein: MTLSDRELAYLAFEGEWRRHAGAKEEAIRAEFGVTPARYYQVLGRLIDTPEALAHDPMLVRRLRRRRDDAADRHRSRLGRVSSR, encoded by the coding sequence GTGACCCTTTCCGACCGCGAACTCGCCTACCTCGCTTTCGAGGGTGAATGGCGACGGCATGCGGGTGCGAAAGAGGAGGCGATCCGTGCCGAGTTCGGCGTGACGCCCGCCCGGTACTACCAGGTGCTCGGTCGACTCATCGACACCCCCGAGGCCCTCGCCCACGACCCCATGCTCGTGCGGCGACTGCGTCGTCGCCGCGATGACGCCGCGGACCGGCACCGTTCCCGCCTGGGTCGCGTGTCGTCGCGCTGA
- a CDS encoding response regulator transcription factor has protein sequence MTAPRILVVDDEPNIRDLLITSLRFAGFQVRAVANGAQTISAVLEEEPDLIVLDVMLPDMNGFSVTKRLRGAGYTAPILFLTAKDETEDKIEGLNAGGDDYVTKPFSLDEIVARIQAILRRTMQADEESIIRTGELTMDQDTHDVSVGDVSIDLSPTEFKLLRYLMLNPNRVLSKAQILDHVWEYDFNGDAGIVESYISYLRRKIDPHSSEPLIQTKRGFGYMLKSGKTA, from the coding sequence ATGACTGCACCTCGCATCCTCGTCGTCGACGACGAACCGAACATCCGCGACCTGCTCATCACGAGCCTGCGCTTCGCCGGGTTCCAGGTGCGGGCCGTGGCCAACGGCGCGCAGACGATCTCGGCCGTGCTCGAGGAGGAACCCGATCTCATCGTGCTCGATGTGATGCTGCCCGACATGAACGGCTTCAGCGTCACCAAGCGGCTCCGCGGCGCGGGATACACCGCGCCCATCCTCTTCCTCACCGCCAAGGACGAGACCGAGGACAAGATCGAGGGCCTGAACGCCGGCGGCGACGACTACGTCACCAAGCCCTTCAGCCTCGACGAGATCGTCGCCCGTATCCAGGCCATTCTGCGCCGCACGATGCAGGCCGACGAGGAGTCGATCATCCGCACGGGCGAGCTGACCATGGACCAGGACACCCACGACGTCAGTGTGGGCGACGTGTCCATCGATCTCAGCCCCACCGAGTTCAAGCTCCTGCGCTACCTGATGCTCAACCCCAATCGCGTGCTGTCGAAGGCGCAGATCCTCGACCACGTCTGGGAGTACGACTTCAACGGCGACGCGGGGATCGTCGAGAGCTACATCTCCTACCTCCGCCGCAAGATCGACCCGCACTCCTCCGAGCCGCTGATCCAGACCAAGCGCGGCTTCGGCTACATGCTGAAGTCGGGCAAGACCGCCTGA